In Porphyromonas cangingivalis, a genomic segment contains:
- a CDS encoding S8 family serine peptidase: MKKNKYIYSLLILLLLASSACRRDIDLLEDQSVTHDQPEVFNLGQRSGFLTDVIRVKLTPEFAERIEQGLSETSSGLRSAEEDVTTFVQSMKALKVTRVFPPAGKYEARQRKAGLHLWYDISINDKAEDTPEVALHRAMDIVRKFSGVQVAEQVRVLQTPTTRHTLLDESAGVRNTVANLSGFDDPELPLQWHYHNDGSLLRSKPRADINLFDAWKIETGKPNVIVGITDGGIDYWHEDLRESMHINQKEYDGEEGVDDDENGFVDDIYGYNFVLESGEITAHDHGTHVAGTVAARNNNGVGVAGVAGGNGAPDSGVRLLSCQMFHDNDQGRTLSSGGARPIVYAANNGAVISQNSWGYVDNGLPQTLSQSDKEAIDYFIKYAGCDEHGNQRPDSPMKGGVVIFAAGNDGKDIISFPGAYAAVVSVASMAPDFSAAYYTNRGDWVSITAPGGSLFYSKGEVLSTLPDNKYGYMQGTSMACPHVSGIAALIVSKYGGQGFTNEDLKKRLTTALLPLDINENNPKYKTRLGAGYIDAARALASPEGNKAPEGVRALSSKATFTGIDLSWDVASDENDGAAYSYNLYYSSVEINESNYKSALKIQVTGARSVGQKVHYLHTGLRPGTKYYYAVEALDRWGAVSKSVAFATVTTLNNTAPVLTLNDMTTIRIAGDEQVSRKVLVSEPDGQDWTYTIIGDDYDVKHRRSDKGEIELTFRVSRPSGKYAITVLVTDALGLTSDIDIPFEFYQNRPPRPAQSLDKIIASIGRPKTLDLNKYFVDDNKDDLTYTVTSLNPDIVTATISKGVLSITPMGVGVGGLSLIVSDPSGLALKVGVTVQVVQGGLVQMVYPTLVDDVLNVRVADDVRRVYVTVLTPSGRPVTSEQTFTLDKSPLIRVDVKSLEAGNYVLLVESKDERFTQSFIKR, encoded by the coding sequence ATGAAAAAGAATAAATATATATACAGTCTATTGATCTTGCTACTTCTGGCTTCCTCAGCTTGTCGTAGAGATATAGATCTCCTTGAAGATCAATCTGTGACTCATGATCAGCCTGAGGTGTTCAACCTCGGTCAGAGGAGTGGTTTCTTGACAGATGTTATTCGTGTCAAGCTTACCCCCGAGTTTGCCGAACGCATCGAGCAAGGGCTCAGTGAGACCTCTTCGGGACTTCGTTCAGCGGAGGAGGATGTCACCACATTTGTGCAGAGCATGAAGGCCCTCAAGGTCACTCGTGTATTTCCTCCTGCCGGAAAATATGAAGCTCGTCAACGTAAGGCCGGGCTTCACCTGTGGTACGACATCAGTATCAATGATAAGGCCGAAGACACTCCCGAGGTCGCTTTGCACCGTGCCATGGACATCGTCCGAAAGTTCTCCGGCGTTCAGGTGGCGGAGCAGGTACGTGTCCTCCAGACGCCTACGACCCGCCATACGCTGCTCGATGAGTCTGCCGGTGTCCGTAATACCGTGGCGAACTTGAGTGGTTTCGATGATCCCGAGCTGCCTCTCCAATGGCATTACCACAACGATGGCTCTCTACTTCGATCCAAACCTCGTGCCGACATCAATCTCTTCGACGCTTGGAAGATCGAGACCGGTAAACCCAATGTCATCGTCGGTATCACGGACGGAGGGATAGACTATTGGCACGAAGATTTGCGTGAAAGCATGCACATCAATCAAAAGGAGTATGACGGAGAAGAGGGTGTCGATGATGACGAAAATGGATTCGTCGATGACATCTATGGCTACAACTTCGTCCTCGAATCAGGAGAGATCACAGCCCACGATCATGGTACTCACGTCGCAGGGACTGTCGCTGCTCGCAACAACAACGGTGTCGGGGTCGCAGGGGTCGCAGGAGGCAATGGTGCTCCAGACTCCGGAGTCCGTCTGCTCTCCTGTCAGATGTTCCACGACAACGATCAGGGACGTACCCTCTCCAGTGGAGGTGCTCGCCCTATCGTCTATGCGGCGAATAACGGTGCTGTCATCAGCCAAAACTCATGGGGATATGTCGACAATGGGCTTCCTCAGACTTTGTCACAGTCAGACAAAGAGGCGATAGACTACTTCATCAAGTACGCAGGGTGTGACGAACACGGAAACCAGCGTCCCGACTCTCCTATGAAAGGCGGTGTCGTCATCTTTGCAGCCGGCAACGACGGCAAGGATATAATCTCTTTCCCCGGAGCATACGCAGCCGTGGTCTCCGTGGCATCTATGGCTCCGGACTTCTCCGCTGCTTATTACACCAATAGGGGCGACTGGGTCTCCATCACTGCACCCGGGGGAAGCTTGTTCTACTCCAAAGGTGAGGTGCTGAGCACTCTGCCCGACAATAAGTACGGCTATATGCAGGGGACTTCGATGGCTTGTCCTCATGTCTCCGGTATTGCAGCCCTCATCGTCTCCAAGTACGGAGGACAAGGGTTTACGAATGAGGATCTCAAGAAGCGTCTCACGACAGCGCTCTTGCCCTTGGACATCAACGAAAATAACCCTAAGTACAAGACAAGACTCGGAGCCGGATATATCGATGCTGCACGTGCTCTCGCTTCGCCTGAGGGCAACAAAGCCCCCGAGGGAGTACGCGCCCTTTCATCCAAAGCTACTTTTACCGGAATAGATCTCAGCTGGGATGTCGCTTCGGACGAAAATGATGGTGCAGCGTACAGCTACAACCTCTATTACAGTTCGGTAGAGATCAATGAGTCCAACTACAAGAGTGCACTTAAGATCCAAGTCACGGGTGCAAGGAGTGTCGGACAGAAGGTGCACTATCTCCATACGGGACTACGTCCGGGTACCAAGTATTACTACGCTGTGGAAGCATTGGATCGCTGGGGTGCGGTGAGCAAGTCCGTGGCTTTCGCGACCGTCACCACCCTCAACAATACTGCTCCTGTACTCACACTGAACGATATGACCACGATACGTATTGCCGGCGATGAGCAAGTCTCTCGTAAGGTACTCGTGTCTGAGCCCGATGGTCAGGACTGGACCTATACCATCATCGGAGATGACTATGATGTCAAGCACCGACGCTCGGATAAGGGGGAGATCGAACTCACATTCAGAGTCTCCCGACCTTCAGGTAAGTACGCCATCACCGTCCTTGTGACAGATGCTTTGGGGCTTACATCAGACATTGACATTCCATTTGAGTTCTATCAAAATCGTCCACCACGTCCGGCACAGTCGTTGGACAAGATCATAGCATCTATCGGTAGGCCAAAGACGCTTGACCTCAACAAATACTTCGTCGATGACAACAAGGATGATCTCACCTATACCGTGACAAGCCTCAATCCCGATATCGTCACTGCCACCATCTCCAAGGGTGTACTGTCGATCACACCGATGGGTGTCGGTGTAGGTGGACTCTCCCTGATTGTTTCTGACCCTTCTGGCTTGGCTCTCAAGGTCGGTGTGACTGTCCAAGTCGTCCAAGGGGGACTTGTGCAGATGGTCTATCCTACACTCGTCGACGATGTCCTCAATGTCCGTGTGGCAGATGATGTCAGACGTGTATATGTCACAGTCCTCACACCTTCGGGACGTCCGGTCACCTCCGAACAGACCTTCACTCTCGACAAAAGTCCTCTCATCAGAGTCGATGTCAAGTCCCTTGAGGCAGGCAACTATGTCCTCTTGGTAGAGAGTAAAGACGAACGTTTCACACAGTCATTCATTAAACGCTGA
- a CDS encoding IS256 family transposase, protein MELTTTQKSAFISEMLSSEAGINELIRVLLDTFSKQERALFVEEHEGEQCNGFRPRRWRGYGCSFELRIPRTRSGNFQPLILGILSHQESERALLFHELYTRGLSCEDIGSVCERIYGYHYSKQQVSFLTNTSKEEIYKWLERQLSPHYLAVYIDATFAYTRREERVAQEAYYTMLGLLPDGSREVLCVVNHPTEGALNWEAELKALKARGVERIDLIISDALQGIERAIASAFPHSSHQLCVVHFKRHALNAVSKRDKDRMRQELEDLFPISGTSLTPIKAFEKLCTFAERWGKSYRSLLSLSAPRNIGYFTYLMFPEGVRRMIYSTNWVERLNRSYKRTLRMRGALPSADAVVFLLGSVAREMTERTYARRLPYFQEWSTK, encoded by the coding sequence ATGGAGCTTACAACAACACAAAAGTCGGCATTTATTTCTGAAATGCTATCATCAGAGGCAGGTATTAACGAACTTATCCGTGTACTATTGGACACCTTCTCGAAGCAAGAACGTGCTCTTTTTGTCGAAGAGCATGAGGGTGAACAATGCAATGGTTTCCGTCCTCGTCGATGGCGAGGCTATGGCTGTAGCTTTGAGCTTCGCATTCCACGTACTCGTTCAGGGAATTTTCAGCCCCTAATTTTGGGCATCCTCTCCCATCAGGAAAGCGAACGCGCCCTCCTCTTCCATGAACTTTACACCCGAGGACTTTCGTGCGAAGACATTGGTTCGGTGTGCGAACGGATCTACGGCTATCACTATAGCAAGCAGCAAGTCAGTTTTCTCACCAACACGAGTAAAGAGGAGATCTACAAGTGGTTGGAACGCCAACTGTCGCCCCACTATTTGGCCGTGTACATCGATGCTACCTTTGCCTACACACGGCGGGAGGAACGTGTGGCTCAGGAAGCCTATTACACGATGTTGGGGTTGCTTCCTGACGGTAGTCGGGAGGTGCTTTGTGTGGTGAATCATCCCACGGAGGGAGCGTTGAATTGGGAGGCAGAGTTGAAAGCCCTCAAAGCACGTGGAGTCGAACGTATAGACCTGATCATCTCAGATGCTTTACAAGGGATTGAACGAGCCATCGCCTCGGCTTTCCCTCACTCCTCCCATCAGCTGTGTGTCGTTCATTTCAAGCGTCACGCACTTAATGCCGTATCGAAGAGGGACAAGGATAGGATGAGACAAGAGTTGGAAGACTTGTTTCCTATTTCGGGTACAAGTCTTACACCCATCAAGGCATTTGAGAAATTGTGTACATTTGCAGAACGCTGGGGGAAAAGCTACCGGAGCCTGCTCTCCTTGTCGGCACCTCGCAATATAGGCTACTTCACTTACCTGATGTTCCCGGAGGGTGTTCGTCGTATGATTTACTCAACGAATTGGGTGGAGCGTCTCAATCGGAGCTATAAGCGTACGCTGCGTATGCGTGGGGCTCTACCCTCGGCAGATGCCGTCGTCTTTCTCTTGGGCTCTGTAGCCCGAGAAATGACCGAAAGGACTTACGCAAGGAGGTTACCCTATTTCCAAGAGTGGAGCACCAAATAA
- a CDS encoding BACON domain-containing protein — protein sequence MKKHILLSMLVLVMALGSCKTSLEVNDPQTLSLSVEGSLLMLGTGQKAEVTVKTDSPEWSFLGGADWLDISKEDNRLVLTALPNLTVSKRSVQLIIMAGEISQSLWVEQDSGAAQGGTKQSEITVDQWEDLRILTVDIPHSEWDILCSASGWITHVVNPRKRELRINVSENKSTKDRTAVFYISTKSGEGNYKIKLTQRGAMSYILPYPGFNETEVEVRAFEDARRSLLIGKPSGTDSPMFGGNANVWTFETQSKTFGQIQYIIEPDERLYRAAIVWANDPMLFRRDRELDNAVEFLQQHGFVLRRNTTYYSEKLECTALIGMNEQGSFIMYTFEPKQPAPADTFESFPWGILEQKEWRTYREDAIDEWETQHGGKQVFREEKRDEISLAYASDDLGGHLRIYTILTNEDDPRPLTDVIHVYTDTSRVYYKVKGAIMLTREFAQLARSVGFVFRSYVESRIFMYEHPNRGLYMGVYRILEKDPNNADTMLEYAKMEFLPIYNTDSNPQTFVDQMQEMKRQERREAFIAKAVAQMSEK from the coding sequence ATGAAAAAACATATATTACTTTCGATGCTCGTCTTGGTCATGGCTTTGGGCTCATGCAAGACTTCTCTTGAGGTCAACGACCCGCAGACTCTTTCTCTCTCCGTGGAGGGCTCTTTACTTATGCTCGGCACGGGTCAGAAGGCAGAGGTCACTGTCAAGACCGATAGTCCCGAGTGGTCTTTCCTTGGGGGAGCAGACTGGCTCGACATCTCCAAGGAGGACAATCGTCTTGTGCTGACAGCATTGCCTAACCTTACTGTCTCAAAGCGATCAGTCCAACTCATCATAATGGCAGGAGAGATCTCTCAGAGCCTTTGGGTAGAGCAGGACAGTGGCGCAGCGCAAGGGGGAACAAAGCAGAGTGAGATCACCGTCGATCAGTGGGAAGACCTGCGTATTCTGACCGTCGACATTCCACACTCAGAGTGGGATATTCTTTGTTCTGCTTCGGGATGGATCACTCACGTGGTCAACCCCCGAAAAAGAGAGTTGCGCATCAATGTGTCTGAAAACAAGAGTACCAAGGATCGTACCGCAGTCTTCTATATCAGCACAAAGAGTGGAGAGGGCAACTATAAAATCAAGCTGACTCAGCGAGGTGCGATGTCTTATATCCTCCCTTATCCCGGTTTCAATGAGACGGAGGTTGAGGTCAGAGCGTTCGAAGATGCTCGTCGCAGTCTCCTTATCGGTAAGCCTTCGGGTACGGACAGTCCGATGTTTGGTGGCAATGCCAATGTCTGGACTTTCGAGACCCAGAGCAAGACCTTCGGTCAGATCCAGTACATCATCGAGCCCGACGAACGCCTATATCGTGCTGCCATCGTGTGGGCCAATGATCCTATGCTCTTCAGGCGAGACAGAGAACTCGACAATGCTGTCGAGTTTCTTCAACAGCACGGCTTTGTCCTTCGTCGCAATACCACCTATTATAGCGAAAAGCTCGAGTGTACTGCGCTGATCGGTATGAACGAACAAGGCTCTTTCATCATGTACACCTTTGAACCCAAACAGCCTGCTCCTGCAGACACCTTCGAGAGCTTCCCATGGGGTATCCTCGAACAAAAAGAGTGGCGTACCTATCGTGAGGATGCCATAGATGAGTGGGAGACTCAGCACGGTGGTAAGCAGGTGTTCAGGGAAGAAAAACGAGATGAAATCTCTTTGGCTTACGCTTCTGATGACCTCGGAGGGCACTTGCGCATCTACACGATCCTGACCAACGAAGATGATCCACGGCCTCTGACCGATGTCATCCATGTCTACACCGACACATCTCGTGTGTACTACAAGGTCAAGGGGGCTATCATGCTCACGCGCGAGTTTGCACAGTTGGCGAGATCTGTCGGCTTCGTCTTCCGCTCGTATGTCGAGTCGAGGATATTCATGTACGAGCACCCCAATCGTGGTCTGTACATGGGGGTATATCGAATACTCGAAAAGGACCCCAACAATGCTGATACGATGCTCGAGTATGCCAAGATGGAGTTTCTCCCCATCTACAACACTGACAGTAATCCTCAGACCTTCGTCGATCAGATGCAGGAGATGAAGCGTCAGGAGAGACGTGAGGCATTCATCGCGAAGGCTGTGGCTCAAATGTCTGAGAAGTAA
- a CDS encoding PorV/PorQ family protein, whose protein sequence is MIKIFNRLFAILFLFGWMPSVAVQAQDSNPVLSFGADVRSAGMGDILLPHSGAPLIHSNPTQIFRQEERLHAGYIFGLTRKETPRTGTQGYHALSVGYRLGQKHAIFGGVRYWSGSKVDYYNSIGTKMGELYPADVTVDMGYAYKTCSHFSVFSTLTYLNTYSSRTGHALAMSVGANFNAQISGLKSGAYGVTLSLSNVGTQIMYSKAKDIRRHLPSVLGVSSGMSMGAFGDHIVTIGGMYRFQFLPSTKHIHTISGGVEYAMPTLFSLRIGGQYEADNSHMTFGVGRRFGAFGIDFAYSAGMRPEFNLFRAGVTLSI, encoded by the coding sequence ATGATAAAGATATTCAACAGACTATTCGCCATACTTTTCCTCTTCGGATGGATGCCCTCCGTTGCGGTACAAGCTCAGGACTCTAATCCTGTCTTATCTTTCGGTGCCGATGTGCGCTCCGCAGGGATGGGTGACATCCTCCTGCCTCACTCCGGTGCACCACTGATACACTCCAATCCGACACAGATATTCAGACAAGAGGAACGTCTCCATGCTGGCTATATCTTCGGTCTCACTCGTAAGGAGACACCTCGGACAGGGACTCAGGGCTATCACGCCCTTTCCGTGGGGTATCGTTTGGGGCAGAAGCACGCCATCTTCGGAGGTGTGAGGTACTGGAGCGGATCCAAGGTCGACTATTACAACAGCATCGGTACGAAGATGGGTGAGCTCTATCCTGCAGATGTCACCGTAGACATGGGTTATGCTTACAAGACTTGTTCCCACTTCTCCGTGTTCTCCACGCTGACCTATCTCAATACATACAGCTCTCGTACGGGACATGCTTTGGCAATGAGTGTCGGAGCAAACTTTAATGCTCAGATCTCAGGACTGAAGTCCGGGGCCTACGGTGTCACCTTATCTCTCTCAAATGTAGGGACTCAGATTATGTACTCCAAGGCTAAGGATATCCGCAGACACTTGCCCTCTGTGCTCGGTGTGTCATCAGGGATGAGTATGGGTGCATTCGGAGATCATATCGTGACCATCGGTGGAATGTATAGATTTCAGTTTTTGCCCTCGACTAAGCATATACACACCATCAGCGGAGGTGTGGAGTATGCGATGCCGACTCTCTTCTCTCTACGTATCGGAGGGCAATATGAGGCAGACAACAGCCACATGACCTTTGGGGTAGGGCGTAGATTTGGTGCATTTGGCATCGATTTTGCATACAGCGCAGGGATGAGACCTGAGTTCAACCTCTTCCGTGC
- a CDS encoding BACON domain-containing protein, whose protein sequence is MKKLLPIILYALLCMVVVSLTSCVKDVMDEPTLSVSHSGDVRIPSEGKEVVIPLLTNQTNWQSICNAEWITLRAAGNTLLIEAAPNPTIVERIAEVLVIAGNKSVQLSVVQSPSSAGLVEVDPGALEAKRTAGEYRIAVRGNTDTWTVEKPSDVDWVKVFARPRYGEVVLYLDENKSNATRTCRLTIHNGGTVKAFEIHQEGYPHYFLPYMVWGSDFRDAEAFEIARHSRVTSRPRPANPLASQREIPDFGFSTVSSAFQQVRYEYLNLGTTFLYKATLIAADSTVVRGVDFKKFLADERYVPNTSLTSTDLISYYEHPEKGINLQVTLFKDSKEAQLIFTPIVEQDKAYTLPERLPMGFPITETATKDEVEAWETKNGGELSAKITEALGVPFYFAPEPYYSRQYMYDAVTNKILDTSVVTLAPEYKGMYRYGGLTFITKEMGAIITAAGFKYHSHDMRRGAYFYHNEAENLRLAVSILRMGGMELTRCQFNVLKKSK, encoded by the coding sequence ATGAAAAAACTTCTTCCGATTATCCTCTATGCACTCCTGTGCATGGTGGTTGTGTCCTTGACTTCTTGTGTCAAGGATGTCATGGATGAGCCTACCTTGTCTGTCTCTCATTCAGGAGATGTGCGCATCCCAAGCGAAGGAAAAGAGGTAGTCATCCCTCTTCTCACCAATCAAACGAATTGGCAGTCGATCTGTAATGCCGAGTGGATCACACTGAGAGCCGCCGGCAATACTCTTCTTATCGAGGCTGCACCTAATCCCACGATTGTCGAACGTATAGCTGAGGTCTTGGTCATCGCAGGTAACAAGAGCGTACAGCTATCCGTCGTCCAATCTCCTTCATCGGCAGGCCTCGTAGAGGTCGATCCGGGAGCATTGGAGGCAAAGCGAACAGCCGGAGAGTATCGTATCGCCGTGCGTGGCAATACAGATACTTGGACGGTAGAGAAGCCTTCCGATGTAGACTGGGTCAAGGTCTTTGCTCGCCCTCGATATGGAGAGGTCGTGCTGTACCTTGACGAAAACAAGAGCAATGCCACACGTACCTGTCGTTTGACAATCCACAATGGGGGTACTGTGAAGGCTTTCGAGATCCATCAGGAAGGCTATCCCCATTACTTCTTGCCATATATGGTATGGGGATCGGACTTTCGTGATGCCGAAGCCTTTGAGATAGCGCGTCACAGCCGTGTCACTTCTCGTCCGAGACCCGCCAATCCTTTGGCAAGTCAGAGAGAGATACCGGACTTTGGCTTTTCGACCGTCAGTTCTGCGTTTCAGCAGGTGAGGTATGAGTATCTCAATCTGGGTACGACATTCTTGTACAAAGCAACGCTCATTGCGGCGGACTCGACCGTGGTGAGAGGTGTGGATTTTAAGAAGTTCCTGGCTGACGAGCGGTACGTGCCCAATACAAGTCTTACCTCTACCGACTTGATCTCTTACTACGAGCATCCGGAGAAAGGCATAAATCTCCAGGTCACTCTTTTCAAGGACAGCAAGGAGGCACAACTCATCTTTACCCCTATCGTCGAGCAGGATAAGGCTTACACACTGCCCGAACGACTCCCTATGGGCTTCCCCATCACAGAGACTGCCACTAAGGATGAGGTCGAGGCATGGGAGACAAAAAATGGGGGCGAACTGTCTGCCAAGATCACCGAAGCACTCGGAGTACCTTTTTACTTCGCTCCGGAGCCCTACTACTCTCGTCAGTATATGTACGATGCCGTGACGAATAAGATTCTGGACACTTCTGTCGTGACATTGGCTCCCGAATACAAGGGGATGTACAGATATGGTGGGCTGACCTTCATCACAAAAGAGATGGGAGCGATAATCACAGCAGCCGGCTTCAAGTACCACTCGCACGATATGCGTCGAGGAGCTTACTTCTATCACAACGAAGCCGAAAATCTCCGTCTTGCAGTTTCGATCCTGAGGATGGGAGGCATGGAGCTCACGAGATGCCAGTTCAATGTCCTCAAAAAGTCAAAATAA
- a CDS encoding BACON domain-containing protein: MNTNNRNKIKAWGLSIFLLGSVFMPACTKQQPEQTLSGFTLSETKPIEVPYSGSEVSVSVSGTLRGWTAFPMKEWVRVAKEGDRLTLRVSANESARPRTTEVKVSSGGVVKVLEVRQEGKPLEFTSQKDIQFGQFGGNKKFFVNASSPDWTVTASDSWLKVTPNTERGEILIHTEENTARTARSAKIEVKDLSGKVVHSVEVHQKEILYYFLPYPHAGASAEVIRLFETERYSRLLNQPDMMVNFSQWAYETVSPIFNYIMYSIRNGKFVSATLYTTNRDASLLKGEKGAEVIDFLRQNGYEKQLDVLYYNSETNCEVNIVTTSRNPNITFSYYPEQKPMPSFDRLPIGLTKFCRVKKVTLPDGEVEIHTIQEGETEHTIFEHEAKLGWTFIPPYDPYAPENAEDDPETRDRKRDQSSRKIRVPLFFGAKQSNPDHWREFYNYMVFEKDGQYKAYELGRVYEDYINDYVDPSHPFYGQKSRRVSGTQMEVARQTFKNPLMFMYEHDGYLYVTKEFRKLLAEEGFFFDSTFDRDRGFIYYNPERKIELMFRFGKTIYDGDDKPGVVIMQLVPRDIDLGNR; the protein is encoded by the coding sequence ATGAATACGAACAACAGAAATAAAATAAAGGCTTGGGGGCTTTCTATCTTCCTCTTGGGAAGTGTCTTTATGCCCGCCTGTACCAAGCAACAACCGGAACAAACACTTTCGGGATTTACGCTCAGTGAGACCAAACCGATCGAGGTGCCTTACTCAGGATCAGAGGTGAGCGTCTCAGTCTCCGGCACCCTTAGGGGCTGGACAGCCTTCCCCATGAAGGAATGGGTCAGAGTCGCTAAAGAGGGTGACAGACTTACCCTCCGAGTCTCTGCCAACGAGAGTGCCCGTCCTCGTACCACTGAGGTGAAGGTCTCTTCGGGAGGGGTTGTCAAGGTCCTTGAGGTACGACAGGAGGGGAAACCGTTGGAGTTTACCTCACAGAAGGATATTCAGTTCGGCCAGTTTGGTGGCAATAAGAAGTTTTTCGTCAACGCCTCCTCTCCGGATTGGACCGTGACTGCATCGGATTCTTGGCTCAAAGTGACCCCCAACACCGAGCGTGGAGAGATACTGATCCATACCGAAGAGAACACTGCACGTACGGCACGAAGTGCCAAGATCGAGGTCAAAGACCTTTCGGGTAAGGTCGTGCACTCTGTGGAGGTCCATCAGAAGGAGATCCTGTACTATTTCCTGCCTTATCCACATGCCGGGGCAAGTGCGGAGGTGATCCGTCTTTTCGAGACCGAGCGTTACAGCAGGCTTCTGAATCAGCCCGATATGATGGTCAACTTCAGCCAATGGGCTTATGAGACGGTGAGTCCGATATTCAACTACATCATGTATTCCATCAGGAATGGGAAGTTCGTCAGTGCCACGCTCTATACGACCAATAGGGATGCGAGCCTGCTCAAAGGCGAAAAAGGGGCAGAGGTGATAGACTTCTTGAGACAGAATGGCTACGAGAAACAACTCGATGTCCTCTACTACAATTCCGAGACGAACTGCGAAGTCAATATCGTCACTACCTCCCGTAACCCCAATATCACTTTTTCCTATTATCCCGAGCAGAAGCCCATGCCTTCGTTCGATCGCCTTCCTATCGGTTTGACGAAGTTTTGTCGAGTCAAGAAGGTCACGCTCCCGGATGGAGAGGTGGAGATTCACACGATCCAAGAGGGCGAGACCGAGCATACAATCTTCGAGCATGAGGCCAAGTTGGGCTGGACTTTCATCCCTCCTTACGATCCATACGCACCGGAGAATGCAGAAGATGATCCTGAGACACGAGACCGCAAACGTGATCAGAGCAGTCGCAAGATACGTGTACCTCTCTTCTTTGGTGCAAAACAGTCCAATCCGGATCATTGGAGAGAGTTTTACAACTATATGGTCTTCGAGAAGGACGGGCAGTACAAGGCCTATGAGCTCGGACGAGTGTACGAAGACTATATCAATGACTATGTAGACCCCTCACATCCGTTTTATGGACAGAAGAGTAGACGCGTATCGGGGACTCAGATGGAGGTCGCACGACAGACATTCAAGAATCCGTTGATGTTCATGTATGAGCATGATGGGTATCTCTATGTGACGAAGGAGTTCCGCAAGCTCCTTGCGGAGGAAGGGTTCTTCTTCGACTCGACTTTCGACAGAGATCGTGGATTTATTTACTACAACCCCGAACGAAAGATAGAGCTCATGTTCAGATTCGGTAAGACCATCTATGATGGGGATGACAAACCCGGAGTCGTGATCATGCAGTTGGTACCGAGAGATATTGACTTGGGTAACAGATAA